A single window of Candidatus Flexicrinis affinis DNA harbors:
- a CDS encoding glycosyltransferase family 4 protein: protein MKILVLSDRIPPENSGGAEKVAWTFAQGLASRGHDVTVLAATDKAVFEDLRSGIPVHHVHARWRPRFAAYWSLYHPGVAAQVVAKLDALRPDLVLAFNIHTGLTYHSLTLARQRGIPVVHHLQDAMTFTYGKLIHFATPDARCPVRPEQYRLPLFYNLRNYRLRYNPLRNAAIRRVLVGVDRLTCSSAALRDAIVANGGRAPDVVHPGVDAAAFDATPDVVAKLRKQLGLEGCKVILVAGRLTPLKGSVQLLHAARRIFPDRPDARLLILTRATLPQQGFSDDAFRDVLPQIVMGGWLEGEMLAAAYQLADVVAAPSICLDVFPTVNLEAMAAGKPVVATCFGGSPEAVADGVTGHIVQPFDTVALSGALAALLDDPARAAAMGAAGRARFEATFTAQHAALRMDEVCRSLVSGS from the coding sequence GTGAAGATCCTCGTACTTAGCGACCGGATTCCACCGGAGAACAGCGGTGGCGCCGAGAAAGTCGCGTGGACGTTTGCGCAAGGCTTGGCGTCACGCGGGCATGACGTCACCGTGCTTGCCGCGACCGACAAGGCCGTGTTTGAAGACTTGCGATCCGGCATCCCGGTACACCACGTTCATGCACGTTGGCGGCCGCGCTTCGCCGCGTACTGGTCGCTCTATCACCCGGGCGTGGCCGCACAGGTGGTCGCGAAGCTGGACGCCCTGCGGCCCGACCTCGTGCTGGCATTCAACATTCACACCGGGCTGACTTATCATAGCCTGACGCTTGCCAGACAACGCGGTATCCCCGTCGTCCACCACTTGCAGGACGCGATGACGTTCACCTACGGCAAACTGATCCACTTTGCCACGCCGGACGCCCGCTGCCCGGTCCGGCCCGAGCAGTATCGACTGCCACTGTTCTATAACCTGCGGAACTATCGGCTGCGCTACAACCCGCTTCGTAACGCGGCGATCCGCCGGGTGTTGGTCGGGGTCGATCGGTTGACGTGCAGCAGCGCGGCCCTGCGCGACGCGATCGTCGCCAACGGCGGGCGCGCGCCGGACGTCGTGCATCCCGGCGTCGACGCCGCAGCATTCGACGCGACGCCAGATGTCGTTGCGAAGCTGCGAAAGCAGCTCGGCCTCGAGGGCTGTAAGGTGATCCTCGTTGCCGGACGGCTGACGCCCCTCAAGGGCAGCGTCCAACTGCTGCATGCAGCCCGGCGCATCTTCCCTGACCGGCCAGACGCGCGCCTGCTGATCCTGACGCGCGCAACGCTGCCGCAGCAGGGGTTCTCGGATGACGCGTTCCGCGACGTGCTTCCTCAGATCGTCATGGGCGGGTGGCTGGAAGGCGAGATGCTGGCGGCCGCGTATCAGCTCGCGGATGTCGTCGCTGCGCCTTCGATCTGCCTCGACGTGTTCCCGACCGTGAACCTCGAAGCGATGGCGGCCGGCAAGCCGGTGGTCGCCACGTGTTTCGGCGGTTCGCCGGAAGCGGTTGCAGACGGCGTTACCGGCCACATTGTCCAACCATTTGACACCGTGGCCCTGTCCGGAGCGCTCGCGGCCTTGCTCGACGACCCCGCGCGTGCGGCCGCCATGGGAGCGGCGGGGCGTGCGCGTTTCGAAGCGACGTTCACCGCGCAACACGCCGCATTACGAATGGACGAGGTATGCCGTTCGCTTGTCAGCGGGAGCTGA
- the uvrB gene encoding excinuclease ABC subunit UvrB, whose product MNQQFQLVSDFQPTGDQPAAIEGLVNGIHNGHRQQTLLGATGTGKTFAIAHVVQQLQRPTLVLAHNKTLAAQLYAEFKEFFPRNAVEYYVSYYDYYQPESYVPRYDLFIEKQTEINDHIERLRVAAKAALLSRRDVLIVASVSCIYGTGDPETWGKYILELRVGDTMRREAILRRLVQLQYTRNDMDLAPGSFRVRGDTLEIHPFYEDAAYRVQMFDDDIERITRFDALTGEILAEQPVVVVFPATQFVADQEKLKKAVNDIEAELEQQIAFFKSQDKMLEAQRIEQRTRYDLEMLREVGFTSGIENYSRHLEQRMAGTPPHTLIDYFPDDFLLVIDESHMTMPQIRGMYNGDYSRKQVLVDYGFRLPSAMDNRPLKLAEFEERMGFTVYTTATPGPYEREHSTNVVQQIIRPTGIVDPIVEVRPVEGQIDDLLQEVAARIKKGQRALVTTFTQRMAEELAGYFNEMGIKAHYLHAEVETLERVEILRDLRMGVYDVVVGINLLREGIDLPEVSLVGILDADKEGFLRSTSALIQTIGRAARHIEGRVILYGNVMTDSMRNAISETERRRAIQQSYNEEHGIIPASIVKQIRDLTDRVKIMAAEEAGSVLHDAEQHDLTTMAKSDLHKLAKELEKEMKAAATNLEFEKAAALRDQLFELRGMLALKESDDLVGVGEHEAPERNGRTRRVR is encoded by the coding sequence ATGAACCAGCAGTTCCAGCTCGTCTCCGACTTTCAACCCACCGGCGATCAACCGGCCGCGATCGAAGGGCTGGTGAACGGGATCCACAACGGGCACCGCCAGCAGACGCTGCTCGGCGCGACAGGCACCGGCAAGACGTTCGCCATCGCCCACGTCGTCCAGCAGCTTCAACGCCCGACGCTGGTGCTGGCGCACAACAAGACGCTGGCAGCCCAACTCTACGCCGAGTTCAAGGAGTTCTTTCCGCGCAACGCCGTCGAATACTACGTCAGCTACTACGACTACTATCAGCCCGAGAGCTACGTCCCGCGCTACGACCTGTTCATCGAAAAGCAGACCGAGATCAACGACCATATCGAGCGCCTGCGTGTTGCCGCGAAGGCCGCGCTGCTCAGCCGCCGCGACGTGCTGATCGTCGCTTCGGTGTCGTGCATCTACGGCACAGGCGATCCCGAGACGTGGGGCAAGTACATCCTCGAGCTGCGCGTCGGCGACACCATGCGCCGCGAGGCGATTCTGCGCCGGCTCGTTCAACTTCAGTACACGCGCAACGACATGGATCTGGCCCCCGGCAGCTTCCGCGTCCGCGGCGACACCCTCGAAATCCATCCGTTCTATGAGGATGCCGCGTACCGCGTGCAAATGTTCGATGACGACATCGAGCGCATCACGCGTTTCGACGCGTTGACGGGCGAGATTCTGGCCGAGCAGCCCGTGGTCGTCGTGTTTCCGGCAACCCAGTTCGTCGCCGATCAAGAGAAGTTGAAGAAAGCCGTCAACGACATCGAGGCGGAACTGGAACAGCAGATCGCGTTCTTCAAGTCGCAGGACAAGATGCTGGAAGCGCAGCGCATCGAACAGCGGACGCGCTACGACCTCGAGATGCTGCGCGAGGTCGGCTTCACCAGCGGCATCGAGAACTATTCGCGCCATCTCGAACAACGGATGGCTGGCACGCCACCTCACACGTTGATCGACTACTTCCCCGACGACTTCCTGCTCGTCATCGACGAGTCGCACATGACCATGCCGCAGATACGCGGGATGTACAACGGCGACTACTCGCGCAAACAGGTACTGGTCGATTACGGATTCCGACTCCCGAGCGCGATGGACAACCGGCCGTTGAAGCTGGCCGAGTTCGAGGAGCGCATGGGCTTCACGGTCTACACGACCGCGACACCCGGCCCGTACGAACGCGAACACAGCACCAACGTCGTGCAGCAGATTATCCGCCCGACCGGCATAGTCGATCCGATTGTGGAAGTCCGGCCGGTCGAGGGACAGATTGACGACTTGCTGCAGGAAGTCGCTGCACGTATCAAGAAGGGACAGCGTGCGCTGGTCACCACCTTTACGCAGCGAATGGCCGAAGAACTGGCCGGCTACTTCAACGAAATGGGCATCAAGGCGCATTACCTCCACGCCGAGGTCGAGACACTCGAACGCGTAGAAATCCTGCGCGACCTGCGCATGGGCGTGTACGACGTGGTGGTCGGGATCAACCTGCTGCGCGAAGGTATCGACCTGCCCGAGGTGTCGCTGGTCGGAATCCTCGATGCCGACAAGGAAGGCTTCCTGCGCAGCACATCCGCGCTGATCCAGACCATCGGGCGCGCCGCCCGCCATATCGAAGGCCGCGTGATTCTGTACGGCAACGTGATGACCGACAGTATGCGCAACGCCATCAGCGAGACCGAGCGCCGCCGCGCGATCCAGCAGTCGTATAACGAGGAACACGGAATCATTCCCGCCAGCATTGTCAAGCAGATCCGCGACTTGACCGACCGCGTCAAGATCATGGCGGCGGAAGAGGCCGGGAGTGTCCTTCACGACGCCGAGCAGCACGACTTGACGACCATGGCGAAGAGCGATCTACACAAGCTGGCTAAGGAGCTAGAAAAGGAAATGAAAGCGGCGGCGACCAACCTTGAGTTCGAGAAGGCCGCGGCCCTGCGCGACCAGTTGTTCGAACTACGCGGCATGCTGGCGCTCAAAGAATCGGACGATCTTGTGGGCGTGGGCGAGCACGAAGCGCCGGAGCGCAACGGTCGCACGCGCCGAGTACGTTAA
- a CDS encoding biotin/lipoyl-binding protein, translating to MPSVQYETQQGVVSVSIERGSDGRVTATVGERTYQLSAERTQSGRWVLDFDDRTVQVATAADGSRRYAQVVGGPVYALSIATPSARRRASAGAEAGRLTAQMPGQVVDVLVEPGQTVTAGQPLIVLEAMKMEIRVGAPSDGVVREVLVKEGDVVERDQQLIQIDAPDS from the coding sequence ATGCCGTCAGTTCAATACGAGACACAGCAAGGCGTCGTGAGCGTAAGCATTGAACGTGGCAGCGACGGGCGCGTTACGGCGACGGTGGGCGAACGAACCTATCAGCTCTCGGCGGAGCGTACCCAGTCCGGCCGATGGGTGCTGGACTTCGACGACCGCACGGTCCAAGTGGCGACCGCGGCAGACGGATCGCGGCGGTATGCGCAGGTAGTCGGTGGGCCGGTGTACGCGCTCTCGATCGCCACGCCCTCCGCACGTCGCCGCGCGTCGGCGGGTGCAGAGGCAGGCCGGCTTACCGCGCAAATGCCGGGGCAGGTGGTCGACGTTCTGGTCGAACCGGGGCAAACCGTGACCGCGGGCCAACCCTTGATCGTGCTCGAAGCGATGAAGATGGAGATTCGCGTCGGCGCGCCATCTGACGGCGTCGTGCGCGAGGTGTTGGTCAAGGAGGGCGATGTGGTCGAGCGTGATCAGCAGCTTATCCAGATCGACGCACCGGACTCCTAG
- a CDS encoding glycosyltransferase family 4 protein — protein MKLGIITAEIDSRSGWAQYSLELIAALREHGVDLTIVASKSAAAADFAILPPLAESRPGLVLSLLRSHGAARSALATCDVVHTFVEPFAPLGVRAAGARPHVLTAHGTYAALPSMRRWPIGALYRRAFERSTVACISSHTQDVLRQHAPGARSVVIPNGVNAQAWQDAAQGVTPFEKHGPILLFVGAVKRRKGILPLIRAMPAVLKRVPNATCVVVGSLTSEPETGSEAGRLVDELGLADRVRLMGHVAHADLLRWYKTADVFVMPSMNDGPRFEGYGLVYLEAASLGVPSIGTWECGARDAIDHETTGLLVSQARVDEELPAAIVSLLSDPDRLRAMGAAALKKANRSTWRDAASRYVALYESVLEGAP, from the coding sequence GTGAAGCTCGGCATCATCACCGCAGAGATAGACTCCCGCAGCGGATGGGCGCAGTACTCGCTCGAACTGATCGCCGCGCTGCGCGAGCACGGTGTCGACTTGACGATTGTCGCGAGCAAGTCCGCTGCCGCTGCCGATTTCGCGATTCTCCCGCCGTTGGCGGAATCCCGGCCCGGACTAGTGCTGTCGCTGCTGCGGTCGCATGGCGCGGCCCGCTCGGCGCTGGCCACCTGCGATGTCGTTCACACCTTCGTCGAACCGTTCGCGCCGCTTGGCGTACGCGCAGCGGGTGCGCGCCCACACGTACTGACGGCACATGGAACCTATGCCGCGCTGCCGTCGATGCGCCGCTGGCCGATTGGCGCGCTGTATCGAAGAGCCTTCGAGCGGTCGACGGTCGCGTGCATCAGCAGCCACACGCAGGACGTGCTGCGCCAGCATGCTCCCGGCGCGCGCTCGGTCGTCATACCCAATGGGGTCAATGCGCAGGCATGGCAGGACGCGGCGCAGGGGGTGACACCTTTCGAGAAGCATGGGCCGATCCTGCTGTTCGTCGGGGCGGTCAAGCGGCGTAAGGGTATCCTGCCGCTGATCCGCGCGATGCCGGCGGTCCTAAAGCGTGTGCCGAACGCAACTTGTGTCGTGGTCGGATCGCTGACGTCCGAGCCGGAAACGGGGTCGGAAGCGGGCCGCTTGGTGGACGAACTGGGCTTGGCTGATCGCGTGCGGCTGATGGGGCACGTCGCGCATGCCGATCTTCTGCGTTGGTACAAGACGGCAGACGTGTTCGTGATGCCGTCGATGAACGACGGCCCTCGGTTTGAAGGGTACGGACTGGTGTATCTCGAGGCGGCGAGCCTCGGCGTGCCCTCGATCGGGACATGGGAGTGCGGCGCGCGCGATGCCATCGACCACGAAACGACCGGCCTGCTCGTCTCTCAAGCGCGTGTCGATGAGGAACTGCCTGCCGCGATCGTCAGCTTGCTCAGCGACCCGGACCGGCTTCGCGCGATGGGCGCCGCCGCGCTCAAAAAGGCAAATCGCTCGACGTGGCGAGATGCGGCGTCTCGGTATGTGGCGCTCTACGAGTCCGTACTAGAGGGTGCACCGTGA
- a CDS encoding SH3 domain-containing protein, producing MTQTPSVTASITATLTRTPSHTPQEVAPTIVTVDPFFTTPAATWTPRDTDTPTPTVLFTPPGLTIEAPPAVTLGPSDIAPESPLPTLTPGSGDSSAPEATSTPTLTPPPRVPPVTPPPTLSVALIQVLLPPPEAVGGLPFQVDPGALSAASQFAESPSDYQPFRVPNPARPGEAIVTDEFGVMYWEVNGQRRGMPAPFTSFGPGSLENSDKLVTAASWSPDGSKIAFVVDNPQRGDANDGVWWWDTGTGEAYQVMHNCRRNVRNCPDFVNAEGDPYVNPPVGEPEDFNTGWYAVSVSWSPDGTRLLARLRIREDERLAFIVLPLAADGEFKKLRRDVCKYEFSDWASNSRAVIVGGRDATGQQVLGVVEVPENVPLDGAVACGDIRPLDTTGANTVRVTPAVSVSGTLPSGVVEGSEFEAGQELVVASPNSEGLNLRTEPNADVPNVIRYLLNGEFVRVLAGPFDQGALRWWRVRTAQGEEGWIVSAIGGTQVLQIAP from the coding sequence TTGACCCAGACGCCCAGCGTGACGGCGTCGATCACGGCGACACTGACGCGGACGCCGAGCCATACGCCGCAAGAAGTCGCCCCCACCATCGTCACTGTCGATCCCTTTTTCACGACTCCGGCAGCGACATGGACGCCGCGTGATACCGATACCCCCACGCCGACCGTGTTGTTCACACCGCCGGGGTTGACGATCGAAGCACCACCGGCCGTGACGCTCGGACCATCCGACATCGCGCCGGAGTCGCCGCTTCCGACGTTGACCCCCGGATCGGGCGATTCCAGCGCGCCGGAAGCGACCTCGACCCCAACGCTCACGCCGCCGCCGCGCGTGCCACCCGTAACTCCACCGCCGACCCTGTCGGTTGCGCTCATACAGGTGCTGCTGCCGCCTCCCGAGGCGGTCGGCGGGCTGCCGTTCCAAGTCGATCCCGGTGCCCTCAGCGCCGCGTCGCAGTTTGCAGAGTCGCCGTCGGACTATCAGCCGTTCCGCGTCCCCAACCCGGCCCGGCCCGGCGAGGCGATCGTGACTGACGAGTTCGGCGTGATGTACTGGGAGGTCAACGGTCAGCGCCGTGGTATGCCGGCGCCGTTTACGTCGTTCGGGCCGGGAAGTCTTGAGAACAGCGACAAGCTGGTGACGGCTGCGTCGTGGTCGCCGGACGGGTCGAAGATCGCGTTCGTTGTCGACAACCCGCAGCGCGGCGATGCCAACGACGGCGTGTGGTGGTGGGATACCGGCACCGGCGAGGCTTATCAGGTCATGCACAACTGCCGGCGAAACGTGCGCAACTGCCCGGACTTCGTGAACGCCGAAGGCGATCCGTACGTCAACCCGCCGGTGGGCGAACCCGAAGACTTCAACACCGGATGGTACGCGGTGTCGGTCAGTTGGTCGCCAGATGGAACCCGTTTGCTGGCGCGTTTGCGCATTCGAGAGGATGAACGGCTGGCGTTCATCGTGCTGCCGCTGGCCGCCGACGGCGAGTTCAAGAAGTTGCGCCGCGACGTGTGCAAGTACGAGTTCAGCGACTGGGCGTCCAACAGCCGGGCAGTCATTGTCGGTGGCCGCGACGCCACCGGGCAGCAGGTGCTGGGCGTGGTCGAAGTGCCGGAGAACGTGCCGCTTGATGGCGCAGTGGCTTGTGGCGACATCCGTCCGCTGGACACTACCGGCGCCAATACCGTGCGTGTCACCCCAGCCGTCTCGGTCTCGGGTACGCTGCCATCCGGTGTGGTCGAAGGGTCGGAATTCGAGGCAGGGCAGGAGTTGGTCGTGGCCAGCCCGAACAGCGAGGGCCTGAACCTGCGCACCGAACCGAACGCAGACGTCCCTAACGTCATCCGATATCTGCTCAACGGCGAATTCGTGCGCGTGCTGGCAGGGCCCTTCGATCAAGGCGCGCTGCGCTGGTGGCGGGTACGCACGGCGCAGGGTGAAGAAGGGTGGATTGTGAGTGCGATCGGCGGCACGCAAGTGCTCCAGATTGCGCCGTAA
- the tsaD gene encoding tRNA (adenosine(37)-N6)-threonylcarbamoyltransferase complex transferase subunit TsaD produces MSIILGIETSCDETAAAVIIDGQRIASNVVASQVDLHAQYGGVYPEVASRAHVEAIDPVVRQALTDAALNVDRLDAIAVTRGPGLVGSLLVGISYAKGLALMSGKPLLGINHLEGHIYSLWLTQPLQEANFPVVVLIVSGGHTELVLMRDHGVYERLGGTLDDAAGEAFDKVGRVLGLPFPGGPNIQRAAEAGQPDAYQFPRAKRDQSFDFSFSGLKTAVLREVTRMSPKGPDGEKGATLREGVSVPDAAASFQAALVDALVEKTVRAAQTYDANEILLAGGVSANALLRMQIKDAAQLPVRYPPLNLCTDNAAMIAAAAHYRFTAGQRDSIAFDVLPTWPLSHLNHAPVDA; encoded by the coding sequence ATGAGCATTATTCTCGGCATCGAAACATCGTGCGATGAAACCGCGGCGGCGGTCATCATAGACGGGCAGCGCATCGCGTCGAACGTCGTTGCGTCACAGGTCGACCTGCATGCGCAGTACGGCGGCGTATACCCCGAGGTTGCGTCGCGTGCCCACGTCGAAGCAATCGACCCGGTCGTCCGGCAGGCGCTGACGGATGCGGCGCTCAATGTCGACCGACTTGACGCCATCGCTGTCACGCGCGGTCCGGGCTTGGTCGGTTCGCTGCTGGTCGGGATCAGCTACGCCAAGGGGTTGGCGCTGATGTCCGGCAAGCCGCTGTTGGGGATTAACCACCTCGAAGGCCACATCTACTCGTTGTGGTTGACCCAGCCGCTGCAGGAGGCGAACTTTCCTGTCGTCGTGCTGATCGTCAGCGGCGGCCACACCGAGCTGGTGCTCATGCGCGACCACGGCGTCTATGAACGGCTTGGCGGGACGCTGGATGACGCTGCAGGCGAGGCGTTCGACAAGGTCGGGCGCGTGCTCGGACTGCCGTTCCCCGGCGGCCCGAATATTCAGCGGGCGGCAGAGGCAGGTCAGCCCGACGCGTATCAGTTCCCACGGGCCAAGCGCGATCAGTCTTTCGACTTCAGCTTCAGTGGGCTGAAAACGGCCGTCCTGCGCGAGGTGACGCGGATGTCTCCAAAAGGCCCAGACGGCGAGAAAGGCGCGACGCTCAGGGAAGGCGTATCGGTCCCCGATGCGGCGGCGAGCTTCCAGGCCGCGCTCGTCGATGCGCTTGTCGAAAAGACCGTGCGCGCTGCGCAGACCTACGACGCCAACGAAATCCTGCTGGCCGGTGGCGTCAGTGCCAACGCGCTTCTCCGCATGCAGATCAAGGACGCTGCGCAGCTCCCGGTACGCTATCCGCCGTTGAACCTGTGCACTGACAACGCGGCCATGATCGCGGCTGCGGCGCACTACCGGTTTACCGCCGGTCAGCGCGATTCGATCGCGTTCGACGTGCTGCCGACGTGGCCCCTCAGCCACCTCAACCATGCGCCGGTTGACGCTTAG
- a CDS encoding beta-lactamase family protein, translated as MRRLTLSLAAVVLLSSIVLSRSTADFDPFRAEILADAESLALVGGAVVIVDRGESRVWTFGTSDAERRIPVDPDTLFSTGSIAKPLIAFWLDQQQFDTSITLNALWPDLEIGQAGLVTVAQAIDQTSGFPRDDSAWVGRTVDPEGAAAILRQYTPVAPAGERFTYNSVVFALAARGAARDLGMAIPWMPDGERPATPFELALAGDLAAIESFDHGVMSAAVDARVNATQLEALLPDLIAWANDDGSVRLGGDAPERSCCPLGRSLRYANGWFVEQFEGYDVFSHLGSAIGGTAVVMVVPELALGVAVLVNQDHSEAFVHATRYKIVLRALGRDTRAADVLVRRAQAQRAAWAALAAELGVEGEPIGYGALTWPTATVPGSDRCRIVLRGPLLGQYIGTDCTKP; from the coding sequence ATGCGCCGGTTGACGCTTAGCCTCGCGGCTGTCGTACTCCTATCCAGCATCGTCCTGTCGCGATCGACTGCCGATTTCGACCCTTTCCGCGCGGAAATTCTGGCTGACGCAGAGAGCTTGGCATTGGTCGGCGGCGCGGTCGTGATCGTAGACCGCGGCGAAAGCCGGGTGTGGACGTTCGGCACATCTGACGCCGAGCGCCGAATCCCGGTCGATCCCGACACGCTGTTTTCGACCGGATCGATTGCCAAGCCGCTGATCGCATTCTGGCTCGATCAGCAGCAGTTCGACACCAGCATTACGCTGAACGCGCTGTGGCCCGACCTCGAAATCGGCCAAGCCGGGTTGGTGACGGTCGCGCAAGCCATTGACCAGACGTCGGGCTTCCCCCGCGACGATTCTGCGTGGGTCGGGCGCACGGTCGATCCCGAGGGTGCGGCGGCGATCCTGCGTCAATACACACCTGTCGCCCCGGCTGGCGAGCGTTTCACGTACAACTCGGTCGTGTTCGCGCTGGCTGCGCGCGGCGCTGCACGTGACCTCGGCATGGCCATCCCGTGGATGCCAGACGGCGAGCGGCCCGCGACGCCGTTCGAGCTGGCCCTTGCCGGTGATCTCGCTGCGATCGAGTCGTTCGACCACGGCGTGATGTCCGCCGCAGTCGATGCGCGCGTGAACGCCACGCAGCTCGAGGCGCTCCTTCCGGATCTGATCGCATGGGCCAACGACGACGGATCGGTTCGATTGGGCGGGGACGCCCCGGAGCGTTCGTGCTGCCCGCTGGGCCGCTCGTTGCGTTACGCGAACGGGTGGTTCGTCGAACAGTTCGAAGGCTACGACGTATTCTCGCATCTGGGCAGCGCGATCGGCGGCACGGCGGTCGTCATGGTTGTCCCGGAACTGGCGCTTGGCGTGGCGGTTCTAGTCAACCAAGACCACAGCGAGGCATTCGTGCATGCCACGCGTTACAAGATTGTATTGCGTGCATTGGGGCGGGATACGCGTGCGGCCGACGTGCTCGTTCGCAGAGCACAGGCGCAGCGGGCAGCATGGGCGGCGCTGGCTGCGGAACTGGGCGTGGAAGGCGAGCCAATCGGGTACGGCGCGCTGACCTGGCCGACGGCGACCGTACCAGGGTCGGACCGCTGCCGGATCGTGCTGCGCGGGCCGCTGCTGGGGCAGTATATAGGCACAGACTGTACGAAACCTTAA
- a CDS encoding MBL fold metallo-hydrolase — translation MELTWYGHSCFRLTERGSISIVTDPYSEEIGLPPLKLKGDVVTVSHDRPGHNCVDAVKGANYVLRGPGEYEVGGVFIYGLPMHLADDDRTHRNVGYQIQYGSLSVLHLGDLAHVPDQSTIETLGAVNVLLVPVGGGSSLRASMAAEVIALIEPNYIVPMHYMLPDLTVLLDPVDKFLKEMGVSKVQEDDTLKVTSGSLPEQPQVILLRPQVSAG, via the coding sequence GTGGAACTCACCTGGTACGGCCACTCGTGCTTTCGCTTGACCGAGCGCGGAAGCATTTCCATCGTTACCGATCCCTACAGTGAGGAAATCGGCTTACCGCCGCTCAAGCTCAAGGGCGACGTCGTAACGGTCAGCCACGACCGCCCCGGCCACAACTGCGTCGATGCGGTTAAGGGCGCAAACTACGTGCTGCGCGGCCCCGGCGAATACGAGGTCGGCGGCGTGTTCATCTACGGCCTGCCGATGCACTTGGCTGATGACGACCGCACGCACCGCAACGTCGGCTATCAAATCCAGTACGGCTCGCTGTCGGTGCTGCACCTCGGCGATCTGGCGCACGTCCCCGACCAGTCCACCATCGAGACGCTCGGTGCGGTCAACGTGCTGCTCGTACCGGTCGGCGGCGGCAGCAGCTTGCGCGCCAGCATGGCCGCCGAGGTCATCGCGCTGATCGAACCGAATTACATCGTGCCAATGCACTATATGCTGCCTGACCTTACGGTGCTTCTCGACCCGGTCGACAAGTTCTTGAAAGAGATGGGGGTGAGCAAAGTGCAGGAAGACGATACACTTAAGGTGACGTCCGGCAGCCTGCCGGAACAGCCGCAGGTGATTTTGCTACGCCCGCAGGTGTCTGCCGGGTAG